In Caretta caretta isolate rCarCar2 chromosome 18, rCarCar1.hap1, whole genome shotgun sequence, a single genomic region encodes these proteins:
- the PGD gene encoding 6-phosphogluconate dehydrogenase, decarboxylating isoform X2, which yields MAQADIALIGLAVMGQNLVLNMNDHGFVVCAFNRTVSKVDAFLANEAKGTKVIGAHSLQEMVSKLKKPRRIILLVKAGSAVDDFIKSLVPLLEAGDIIIDGGNSEYRDTTRRCKELQEKGILFVGSGVSGGEEGARYGPSLMPGGDKEAWPHIKKIFQSIAAKVNTGEPCCDWVGEEGAGHFVKMVHNGIEYGDMQLICEAYHLMKDVLGMEHDEMATVFGEWNKTELDSFLIEITANILKFRDSDGKHLLPKIKDSAGQKGTGKWTAISALEYGVPVTLIGEAVFARCLSSLKDERVQASKRLDGPKMTQFSGNKKAFLEDIRKALYASKIISYAQGFMLLRQAAKEFGWTINYGGIALMWRGGCIIRSAFLGKIRDAFDRNPDLQNLLLDDFFKKAVEDCQDSWRRVISTGVQIGIPMPCFTTALSFYDGYRHEMLPANLIQAQRDYFGAHTYELLSKPGEFIHTNWTGHGGNVSSSSYNA from the exons AGCTGACATTGCTTTGATTGGACTGGCTGTAATGGGTCAGAACCTGGTTTTAAACATGAATGACCATGGCTTTGTG GTTTGTGCATTTAACAGGACGGTGTCCAAAGTGGATGCCTTTCTGGCTAATGAGGCCAAGGGAACCAAAGTGATTGGGGCTCACAGTCTACAGGAGATGGTCTCCAAGCTGAAAAAGCCACGTCGGATCATCTTGCTGGTGAAAGCTGGAAGTGCAGTGGATGACTTCATCAAAAGTCTG GTGCCATTGCTGGAAGCTGGAGACATCATAATTGACGGAGGGAATTCAGAGTACAGGGACACCACG AGACGCTGTAAAGAACTCCAGGAAAAGGGCATCTTGTTCGTAGGAAGCGGTGttagtgggggagaggagggtgccaGGTACGGACCCTCACTCATGCCAGGAGGAGACAAAGAGGCTTG GCCTCACATCAAGAAGATATTTCAAAGCATCGCTGCTAAAGTGAACACTGGGGAACCCTGTTGTGACTGG GTAGGAGAAGAAGGTGCTGGGCACTTTGTGAAGATGGTGCACAATGGGATTGAATATGGAGACATGCAGCTGATCTGTGAGGCCTACCACCTGATGAAGGATGTACTGGGAATGGAACATGATGAGATGGCAACG GTGTTCGGAGAATGGAATAAGACAGAGCTGGACTCTTTCCTGATTGAAATCACAGCCAACATCCTCAAATTCAGGGACTCTGATGGCAAACACCTGCTCCCAAAGATCAAGGACAGCGCAGGTCAAAAAGGCACTGGGAAGTGGACAGCCATCTCAGCCCTGGAATATGGAGTTCCTGTCACGCTCATCG GTGAGGCTGTCTTTGCACGGTGCTTGTCTTCCCTCAAGGATGAGAGGGTACAGGCCAGCAAACGGTTGGATGGGCCCAAAATGACTCAGTTCAGTGGGAACAAGAAGGCATTTCTGGAAGATATTCGGAAG GCACTCTATGCCTCCAAGATTATCTCCTACGCTCAAGGCTTCATGCTGCTGAGACAGGCAGCCAAAGAATTTGGCTGGACAATTAACTATGGTGGCATTGCATTGATGTGGAGGGGAGGCTGCATCATCAGAAG TGCATTCCTGGGGAAGATCAGAGATGCTTTTGACCGAAACCCCGATCTCCAGAACCTGCTATTGGATGACTTCTTTAAGAAGGCTGTGGAGGACTGTCAG GACTCCTGGCGACGTGTGATCAGCACTGGAGTCCAGATTGGCATCCCTATGCCCTGCTTCACTACGGCACTTTCCTTTTATGATGGGTATAGGCATGAGATGCTGCCAGCTAACCTGATTCAG GCACAGCGTGATTACTTTGGTGCTCATACCTATGAACTGTTATCGAAACCAGGGGAATTCATCCATACTAACTGGACAGGTCATGGAGGAAATGTGTCCTCTTCATCCTACAATGCCTAG
- the PGD gene encoding 6-phosphogluconate dehydrogenase, decarboxylating isoform X1, with product MGQNLVLNMNDHGFVVCAFNRTVSKVDAFLANEAKGTKVIGAHSLQEMVSKLKKPRRIILLVKAGSAVDDFIKSLVPLLEAGDIIIDGGNSEYRDTTRRCKELQEKGILFVGSGVSGGEEGARYGPSLMPGGDKEAWPHIKKIFQSIAAKVNTGEPCCDWAREEGAGHFVKMVHNGIEYGDMQLICEAYHLMKDVLGMEHDEMATVFGEWNKTELDSFLIEITANILKFRDSDGKHLLPKIKDSAGQKGTGKWTAISALEYGVPVTLIGEAVFARCLSSLKDERVQASKRLDGPKMTQFSGNKKAFLEDIRKALYASKIISYAQGFMLLRQAAKEFGWTINYGGIALMWRGGCIIRSAFLGKIRDAFDRNPDLQNLLLDDFFKKAVEDCQDSWRRVISTGVQIGIPMPCFTTALSFYDGYRHEMLPANLIQAQRDYFGAHTYELLSKPGEFIHTNWTGHGGNVSSSSYNA from the exons ATGGGTCAGAACCTGGTTTTAAACATGAATGACCATGGCTTTGTG GTTTGTGCATTTAACAGGACGGTGTCCAAAGTGGATGCCTTTCTGGCTAATGAGGCCAAGGGAACCAAAGTGATTGGGGCTCACAGTCTACAGGAGATGGTCTCCAAGCTGAAAAAGCCACGTCGGATCATCTTGCTGGTGAAAGCTGGAAGTGCAGTGGATGACTTCATCAAAAGTCTG GTGCCATTGCTGGAAGCTGGAGACATCATAATTGACGGAGGGAATTCAGAGTACAGGGACACCACG AGACGCTGTAAAGAACTCCAGGAAAAGGGCATCTTGTTCGTAGGAAGCGGTGttagtgggggagaggagggtgccaGGTACGGACCCTCACTCATGCCAGGAGGAGACAAAGAGGCTTG GCCTCACATCAAGAAGATATTTCAAAGCATCGCTGCTAAAGTGAACACTGGGGAACCCTGTTGTGACTGGGCAA GAGAAGAAGGTGCTGGGCACTTTGTGAAGATGGTGCACAATGGGATTGAATATGGAGACATGCAGCTGATCTGTGAGGCCTACCACCTGATGAAGGATGTACTGGGAATGGAACATGATGAGATGGCAACG GTGTTCGGAGAATGGAATAAGACAGAGCTGGACTCTTTCCTGATTGAAATCACAGCCAACATCCTCAAATTCAGGGACTCTGATGGCAAACACCTGCTCCCAAAGATCAAGGACAGCGCAGGTCAAAAAGGCACTGGGAAGTGGACAGCCATCTCAGCCCTGGAATATGGAGTTCCTGTCACGCTCATCG GTGAGGCTGTCTTTGCACGGTGCTTGTCTTCCCTCAAGGATGAGAGGGTACAGGCCAGCAAACGGTTGGATGGGCCCAAAATGACTCAGTTCAGTGGGAACAAGAAGGCATTTCTGGAAGATATTCGGAAG GCACTCTATGCCTCCAAGATTATCTCCTACGCTCAAGGCTTCATGCTGCTGAGACAGGCAGCCAAAGAATTTGGCTGGACAATTAACTATGGTGGCATTGCATTGATGTGGAGGGGAGGCTGCATCATCAGAAG TGCATTCCTGGGGAAGATCAGAGATGCTTTTGACCGAAACCCCGATCTCCAGAACCTGCTATTGGATGACTTCTTTAAGAAGGCTGTGGAGGACTGTCAG GACTCCTGGCGACGTGTGATCAGCACTGGAGTCCAGATTGGCATCCCTATGCCCTGCTTCACTACGGCACTTTCCTTTTATGATGGGTATAGGCATGAGATGCTGCCAGCTAACCTGATTCAG GCACAGCGTGATTACTTTGGTGCTCATACCTATGAACTGTTATCGAAACCAGGGGAATTCATCCATACTAACTGGACAGGTCATGGAGGAAATGTGTCCTCTTCATCCTACAATGCCTAG